The Solanum stenotomum isolate F172 unplaced genomic scaffold, ASM1918654v1 scaffold22792, whole genome shotgun sequence DNA segment GCTAGTCAATACGTTATTTAAGTTCAGATTTTGTTATGATAGACTTGTTGATGAGGCAGATAATGAGGGCAATACTCCACTCCATTTGCTTGCTGCCTATGGGAACCATGTGCCTCAATTTATATTAGACCATCCTAGCGCAAACAAGATGACATTTAACAAAGAAAACCAGACTCCACTTGACATTGCATCCTCTCGCACTCAGACAACAGAGAAGGTACATTTTAATAATctacaaatttaatttgtttctctgcttttattttatttgtgctTTTACTTgtaaatagtattttttaattttctgatcCTAATTAGGAGAAATTGGTAGCCGATTTGCGTGACATGAATGCACGATTGGGACAACGTTGTGACTTTGAGGTAAAACGTCAAACAGAAAATAGCAGAAAGATACAACTACAAAAGATGAGGAAGGATGATGATGAAGCCAAAGCTaagagagaaaaattaaaaatggaaaaaattctGAAATCAACTGAAATACAAGTAGTTGTTGCTACTCTAATAATGACAGTCGCGTTTGCAGCTGGTTTTACATTGCCAGGAGGTTTAGACAGCGATGACGGTCCTAATAAAGGGATGTCGATCCTATTAAAGAAAACAGCATTCCGTGTATTTGTTATTTCGGATGTCCTGGCATTTACATGTGCTGCTGCTGCTATATACATCTACTCTACCATGGCAAATAGCGATGTAGTCGCTGGTGAAATCAACGTGCGCTTGCTTAGAGTGTTATGGATGAATTATAATACAGCAAGTACTCTGCAAGGTTTTGCAATGGCCGCAGTTGTAGTTGCATTTGTAACTGCTATGTATTCTACCTTAGAAAATTCACTCGCTCTTGCTGTTACTGTTTGTGTCATTGGTTGTGTCTCTTTTCCTATCTTCTTTTCCATTAATATTACTTGGAATTCAACCCCAGGTATTTTTGTTAAAACATTAGACCATTGATGAGTTTTTTAGATTATTATAGGATATATTCAATGTTTGTAATGCTACGTATTGGAGAAATTAATGTATGCATTATTAATAGTATCTTGTTTGATAGTACATTTTTTCAATATGTCTATGCATTagtaatacactctattgtacatgtattactaatatcatCGATTTCTAGGAgatgaaattaaataataccaAGCTGGATGATTAAGATGGAATATTTAGGATCAAAGTTGATAttaagggtctgtttggaaagccacctgATAATtagaattggtgtaattactagggtagtaattatcagcctagtaattacactaacttgt contains these protein-coding regions:
- the LOC125851124 gene encoding ankyrin repeat-containing protein ITN1-like → MELLLDPKHDFPANNAGETPLYLAAESGFHDALIEILNVYEEPTYVAGPFNRTPLHAAVIQKHTECAIALCQWNKHLCKEADEWGWNSLHYAVKQGLTDLVFRMLRRNKSLAYDQAGSENEWTTAFHIAASEGHEAIIHELLIHCPDCWDMVNSNGQNALHVAILNDREMLVNTLFKFRFCYDRLVDEADNEGNTPLHLLAAYGNHVPQFILDHPSANKMTFNKENQTPLDIASSRTQTTEKEKLVADLRDMNARLGQRCDFEVKRQTENSRKIQLQKMRKDDDEAKAKREKLKMEKILKSTEIQVVVATLIMTVAFAAGFTLPGGLDSDDGPNKGMSILLKKTAFRVFVISDVLAFTCAAAAIYIYSTMANSDVVAGEINVRLLRVLWMNYNTASTLQGFAMAAVVVAFVTAMYSTLENSLALAVTVCVIGCVSFPIFFSINITWNSTPGIFVKTLDH